Proteins from one Anopheles nili chromosome 2, idAnoNiliSN_F5_01, whole genome shotgun sequence genomic window:
- the LOC128730987 gene encoding nucleolar complex protein 4 homolog A: MSLPFVPYSTQFSSGKSASKLLKKKAAEFLACTRTTATLLEIIEYFKECLARKAPTTPCLLTLEYLFTELVRRGEMRSFSTNGEVPFDNDLQANHRQWLLEQYTETFELIVEGINHEKQVEASQALATAMKLLAVESHHQSDAEQFPATRLKQVLMAMLSSECLNKHLFHRFLEYSSYLDVIYYCWKAVPSLVPRNSAPSDVFKQNFLFLLDAISFGKDKMKETDNVLCAPLVDGFDYAHVRKQINRTWGFVMNWQNIEPVHEQLLILLLEKVFVHLDKPVLLTDFLMDSLDVGGTVSVLALQGVFVLIQQHNLTYPNIYEKLYSMFEPEIFHTKFKARLFYLADIFLSSSHLPEGLVAAFVKRLARLALIAPPQDIVIILRFIGNLILRHPALKRLIFHPTGGEASCDPYVMEERDPMKSKALESSLWEVAALQNHVLPTVATAARFISNPLPSVEWDLSSVLEINENDIFHKEIVSKTKDFFLNIDRPTGMFGYCGGQLSSQYWKLF, translated from the exons ATGTCGTTGCCGTTCGTCCCTTATTCGACGCAATTTTCGTCTGGTAAATCAGCCTCGAAGTTGCTCAAAAAGAAGGCTGCTGAATTTCTAGCATGCACTAGAACCACGGCAACCCTCTTAGAGATAATAGAGTACTTTAAG GAATGTCTTGCGCGGAAGGCTCCAACGACACCATGTCTGCTGACATTGGAATATTTGTTCACGGAACTAGTTCGTCGAGGAGAGATGCGCTCTTTCTCGACAAACGGTGAAGTGCCTTTTG ATAATGATCTGCAAGCGAACCACAGACAATGGCTGCTGGAGCAGTATACGGAAACGTTCGAGCTAATCGTTGAAGGAATAAACCATGAAAAACAGGTAGAAGCTTCTCAAGCCCTTGCGACTGCGATGAAACTTCTCGCTGTCGAATCTCACCATCAATCAGACGCTGAGCAGTTTCCAGCGACGAGACTGAAGCAAGTCCTTATGGCGATGTTGTCTTCCGAGTGCCTCAATAAGCATCTCTTTCATCGTTTCCTGGAGTATTCGTCGTATTTAGATGTCATTTACTACTGCTGGAAAGCGGTACCTTCGCTGGTACCGCGTAACAGTGCTCCTAGTGACGTATTCAAGCAAAACTTTCTATTTCTGCTCGATGCCATATCGTTTGGAAAGGACAAGATGAAGGAAACGGATAACGTGTTGTGTGCGCCACTTGTCGATGGTTTCGACTACGCACACGTGCGCAAGCAGATCAATAGAACGTGGGGTTTCGTAATGAACTGGCAGAACATCGAGCCCGTTCACGAGCAGCTGTTGATACTGTTGCTGGAAAAAGTGTTTGTCCATCTTGATAAACCCGTACTACTAACCGACTTCCTTATGGATTCACTGGATGTGGGGGGTACGGTTAGTGTGCTTGCCCTGCAGGGAGTGTTCGTGCTCATCCAGCAGCATAACCTGACTTACCCGAACATCTACGAGAAACTTTACTCCATGTTTGAGCCGGAGatttttcacaccaaattCAAGGCGCGCCTGTTCTACTTGGCAGATATCTTCCTAAGTTCTAGTCATCTTCCGGAAGGACTGGTGGCTGCGTTTGTGAAGCGGCTTGCTCGGCTTGCTCTGATTGCCCCTCCGCAGGACATAGTTATCATATTGCGTTTCATCGGCAATCTAATACTACGCCATCCAGCCCTTAAGCGCCTTATCTTTCATCCGACGGGTGGCGAAGCGTCATGCGATCCGTACGTAATGGAGGAGCGCGATCCGATGAAATCAAAAGCGTTGGAAAGCTCGCTCTGGGAGGTAGCTGCTCTGCAAAATCATGTACTGCCAACAGTGGCTACGGCAGCCAGATTCATCTCGAATCCTCTCCCGAGCGTAGAATGGGATctttcgtcagttttggaaATCAACGAAAACGAT ATCTTTCATAAGGAAAttgtttcgaaaacaaaagattTTTTCCTAAACATTGATCGACCGACAGGGATGTTTGGATACTGCGGTGGACAGCTATCGTCTCAGTACTGGAAGCTATTTTAA
- the LOC128720141 gene encoding uncharacterized protein C1orf131, with protein MASSETKGFVPIKTKASIALNEDAPQTFKVTVFEPKKAALQKKRTARPRPPPKSDDEKNNSADDEDDIDDIFFDASRKKPKRKEDPTVFDMDKARRDVMNFGFSGFDKQSKHKASVQLAIKLGAKPPKNQYRNYREMLEEQKAAKQNDGDTASKRRQGQIGFGAVQSYNMHQQRKRDKQRNPNSIMKHYGIANPRIGKK; from the coding sequence ATGGCAAGTTCGGAAACGAAAGGCTTTGTTCCTATCAAAACTAAAGCTTCGATAGCACTAAATGAAGACGCTCCTCAGACGTTCAAAGTGACCGTATTTGAACCGAAGAAGGCAGCGTTACAGAAAAAGAGAACCGCTCGTCCACGGCCTCCTCCCAAGAGCGATGACGAGAAGAACAATTCTGCAGACGACGAGGATGATATCGACGACATATTCTTTGATGCTTCTCGTAAAAAACCCAAGCGAAAAGAAGATCCTACCGTATTTGATATGGACAAGGCCCGTCGGGATGTCATGAACTTCGGCTTTAGCGGCTTTGATAAGCAGAGCAAGCACAAAGCAAGCGTCCAGTTGGCGATAAAACTGGGAGCTAAACCCCCCAAAAATCAATACCGGAATTATCGTGAAATGCTGGAGGAGCAAAAAGCTGCTAAGCAGAATGATGGGGATACCGCATCGAAAAGAAGACAGGGTCAAATAGGTTTTGGAGCGGTTCAGTCTTATAACATGCACCAGCAAAGGAAACGTGATAAGCAACGGAACCCAAATTCTATCATGAAACATTACGGCATTGCAAATCCACGgattggcaaaaaataa
- the LOC128721599 gene encoding b(0,+)-type amino acid transporter 1, whose product MRSSISQLFSAAPDHDARGRNTHQLTAAGPATSPTLQCTNGYAGHSGSIKDVSKTDWNSRIGDGTAQHNGTLGRGTSETAETDSSGTGGMRDALEGPGSTPNDIIHLKRRVGLFSGVALIVGTMIGSGIFVSPSGLLVRTGSIGVSFIIWMACGLLSLLGALAYAELGTMNTSSGAEWAYFMDAFGAWPAFLFSWVSTLVLKPSQMAIICLSFAQYAVEAFVSECDPPLAVVKMVAILAIVSILFVNCYSVNLGMAVQNVFTSAKLIAVLIVICGGAYKLCQGNTQHLQNAFTGTTPSLGAIATAFYTGLWAYDGWNNLNYVTEEIQNPSKNLPRSIIIGIPLVTLCYALINVSYLAAMSPTEMIESEAVAVTFGNRILGVMAWLMPLSVTISTFGSANGTLFAAGRLCFAASREGHLLDILSYVHVRRLTPAPGLIFHSLIAGAMVLYGTIDSLIDFFSFTAWIFYGGAMVALIVMRYTKPNYPRPYKVPLIIPILVMVISGYLVAAPIIEKPQIEYLYAVLFILAGLIFYVPFVHYGYHPKFMDNVTLFFQMLFEVVPTTTMAMFD is encoded by the exons ATGCGCAGTTCAATCTCCCAGCTCTTCTCGGCAGCACCAGACCACGATGCCAGAGGGCGTAACACACACCAGCTCACGGCGGCAGGACCAGCAACTTCCCCTACACTACAATGCACTAACGGTTATGCag GACACAGTGGATCAATTAAAGATGTATCAAAGACAGACTGGAATTCCCGCATCGGGGACGGAACAGCGCAACACAACGGGACTCTCGGGCGAGGGACGTCCGAAACGGCAGAGACCGACTCATCAG GGACCGGGGGGATGCGGGACGCGCTGGAGGGGCCGGGCTCAACGCCGAACGACATTATTCACCTCAAGAGACGGGTGGGACTCTTCAGTGGGGTTGCTTTAATTGTCGGCACCATGATCG GGTCCGGAATTTTCGTGTCGCCATCTGGTTTACTGGTGAGAACTGGTTCCATTGGTGTGAGCTTTATCATCTGGATGGCCTGTGGGTTGCTCTCGTTGTTAG GTGCATTGGCGTACGCTGAGTTAGGCACGATGAATACATCATCCGGAGCAGAATGGGCATACTTTATGGACGCGTTCGGGGCCTGGCCGGCTTTCCTGTTCTCGTGGGTGTCGACGCTTGTGCTAAAACCGTCCCAGATGGCGATCATCTGCCTGTCATTCGCGCAGTACGCCGTCGAAGCGTTCGTCTCGGAATGTGATCCGCCACTTGCGGTCGTGAAAATGGTCGCGATCCTTGCGATTG TGAGCATCCTGTTCGTGAACTGTTACAGCGTAAATCTCGGCATGGCGGTACAGAACGTGTTCACGTCGGCCAAGTTGATCGCGGTGTTGATCGTGATTTGTGGCGGTGCGTATAAGCTGTGTCAGGGTAACACCCAACACCTGCAGAATGCGTTCACTGGCACTACACCTTCGCTAGGTGCGATCGCCACCGCATTCTACACCGGTCTGTGGGCGTACGATGGTTGGAACAATCTCAACTACGTTACGGAGGAGATCCAAAATCCGAGCAA aAACCTCCCTCGTTCGATCATCATCGGCATCCCGCTGGTGACACTGTGTTATGCGTTGATCAACGTCTCCTATTTGGCGGCTATGTCTCCGACGGAAATGATTGAATCGGAAGCGGTCGCGGTTACGTTTGGTAACCGCATTCTCGGAGTGATGGCATGGCTTATGCCACTCAGTGTCACTATCAGTACGTTCGGTAGTGCTAATGGCACCTTGTTTGCTGCTGGACG GCTCTGTTTTGCGGCCAGTCGTGAAGGACATCTGCTGGACATTCTATCGTACGTGCACGTTCGTCGCCTCACACCAGCACCTGGTTTGATCTTTCAT TCTCTCATTGCGGGCGCGATGGTGCTCTACGGAACGATCGATTCGCTGATCGATTTCTTCAGCTTCACCGCGTGGATCTTCTACGGTGGTGCCATGGTCGCTCTGATTGTGATGCGCTACACCAAACCCAACTACCCGAGGCCCTACAAA GTCCCACTTATCATTCCAATTCTGGTTATGGTCATTTCCGGCTACCTTGTGGCGGCTCCCATCATCGAGAAACCAC
- the LOC128721608 gene encoding RNA-binding protein Ro60-like has protein sequence MDLKMIQRYLFIGNDGSYAIDLTEPLDVPMGIEILTPVVKPAATKEPMQKMKPKKGNSNPKNTGTTKSANMVAKKLNKPGVSTAVNGKDTTETKVPQMSPLLAMIKTTIKNKTLCRTDECLFALAFCAREFPTCEEKHAVYDLLPEVIRSSHDLFMFISFYIELAVKSGHAGFGHGLRKAITRWYEKHTPMELVEMFARAHGFAGWTHKDVIAKVHPKVSCPNKQFLIEAAMKRTSQLGQMKLDESNGKKNGVDELVKAFKRYETLLQFKSAPNVTKALELIKQHGAKTKLELLPRHLRRSAKIWEALYPGLTYRELLNAVLPMQDFRLLKEGDTNANVYAEMLTKRLDALETEQIHPINVQLVEKLYSSGKRYQFLVKEAMHKRSQPEMSPPLKPILDGLKGALDHSILHHPRTGIRYFITLDLRVAHSKKFVFRNRVVTCFEAMVLLAFSIFKREKSVFIGSFTETDLVLSPVSFDESMNWEQALKCCAKLVLPKTKVSLAAPIKLATAEKIKIDMFITITDSLIRVNPSRLPPIAELNEYRKKFKLHLARYVAISLSGNEPSINFPENKDVGGMLELCGYNAYTAKFIEAFAKNLFF, from the exons ATGGATCTAAAAATGATCCAGCGGTACCTCTTCATCGGCAACGATGGATCGTACGCCATTGATCTTACCGAACCGTTGGACGTACCAATGGGAATCGAAATTCTTACACCAGTGGTGAAACCTGCTGCTACGAAGGAGCCTAtgcagaaaatgaaaccaaaaaaaggtaATTCGAACCCGAAAAACACAGGCACCACCAAATCCGCAAATATGGTCGCCAAAAAGCTGAACAAACCAGGCGTTAGCACGGCAGTGAACGGAAAGGATACCACTGAGACAAAAGTTCCGCAAATGTCGCCGCTGCTTGCTATGATCAAAACG ACTATAAAAAACAAGACGCTTTGTCGGACTGACGAGTGTCTGTTTGCGCTAGCGTTCTGTGCGCGGGAGTTTCCAACctgtgaagaaaaacacgcagTGTACGATCTGCTTCCGGAGGTAATCCGCAGCTCACACGATCTGttcatgtttatttctttctacATCGAGTTGGCTGTAAAATCCGGACATGCCGGATTCGGTCATGGTTTGCGAAAAGCGATTACGCGCTGGTACGAGAAACATACACCGATGGAGCTGGTAGAAATGTTCGCGCGGGCCCATGGATTTGCTGGGTGGACACATAAGGACGTGATTGCAAAGGTCCATCCGAAGGTGTCGTGTCCAAATAAGCAGTTTCTCATCGAAGCCGCCATGAAACGCACGAGTCAGCTGGGACAGATGAAGCTGGACGAGAGTAACGGGAAGAAGAATGGTGTAGATGAACTGGTGAAAGCATTTAAACGTTATGAGACGCTGCTGCAGTTCAAGTCAGCCCCGAACGTTACGAAGGCTTTAGAGTTGATTAAACAGCATGGTGCCAAAACAAAGCTTGAATTGTTACCGCGACATTTAAGACGCTCTGCCAAAATCTGGGAGGCGCTCTATCCGGGTCTCACATACCGTGAATTGTTGAATGCGGTTTTGCCCATGCAGGACTTCAGATTGCTGAAGGAGGGTGATACGAACGCAAATGTGTACGCTGAAATGCTTACAAAACGACTCGACGCACTGGAGACGGAGCAGATACATCCAATCAATGTACAGCTTGTTGAAAAGCTGTACTCATCAGGGAAACGGTATCAGTTTCTCGTGAAGGAAGCAATGCACAAGCGATCACAGCCCGAAATGAGCCCTCCGCTGAAGCCAATCCTAGATGGTTTAAAAGGGGCTCTCGATCATTCGATTCTTCACCACCCGAGAACGGGCATTCGGTATTTTATCACCCTCGATCTACGCGTTGCACATAGCAAAA AGTTTGTGTTCCGCAACCGGGTGGTGACCTGCTTTGAAGCTATGGTGTTGCTGGCATTTTCGATCTTCAAACGGGAAAAATCAGTTTTCATCGGGTCGTTTACCGAAACGGATTTAGTTCTTTCCCCCGTTTCATTTGATGAATCTATGAATTGGGAGCAAGCTCTCAAATGCTGCGCAAAGCTGGTGTTACCCAAAACGAAGGTATCCCTCGCTGCTCCGATCAAGCTGGCCACGGCGGAAAAAATTAAGATTGACATGTTCATCACCATTACCGATTCGCTAATTCGCGTCAATCCGAGTCGGCTGCCACCGATCGCCGAACTGAACGAATATCGCAAAAAGTTCAAGCTGCATCTCGCAAG ATATGTTGCGATTTCACTCAGCGGAAATGAGCCATCGATAAACTTCCCGGAGAACAAAGATGTAGGCGGAATGCTTGAGCTGTGCGGGTACAACGCGTACACTGCAAAGTTCATCGAGGCGTTTGCTAAAAATCTATTCTTCTAA